A genomic window from Spiroplasma endosymbiont of Labia minor includes:
- a CDS encoding RsmE family RNA methyltransferase, with amino-acid sequence MHRYFALKIDETTFDLRGENYYHFKNVVRIKNNERIEIIFDNLGYIGNVKSDNNGIITLENISIHKSKQIKTIAIVGLIKEQKWDFILQKLTELGVTDIIPVQFKRSIVEIKHDKIENKIARWTSICEDASEQSHQTFIPKIHNIVKDINLLKNYLQEQNFLAYELESNQAIFNPKKNMTSSFIIGPEGGFDKFEIEKLIDIGFISVKLDEKIFRTETAAIYMMSIINFVNNL; translated from the coding sequence ATGCACAGATATTTTGCATTAAAAATAGATGAGACAACTTTTGATTTGAGAGGAGAAAATTATTATCATTTCAAAAATGTTGTGCGCATTAAAAATAATGAAAGAATTGAAATAATATTTGATAATTTGGGTTATATTGGTAATGTTAAATCAGATAATAATGGTATTATTACATTGGAAAATATTTCAATTCATAAATCAAAACAAATTAAAACTATTGCAATTGTTGGTTTAATTAAAGAACAAAAATGAGATTTTATTTTGCAAAAACTTACAGAACTTGGAGTAACAGATATTATTCCAGTGCAGTTTAAAAGATCGATTGTAGAAATTAAACACGATAAAATTGAAAATAAAATTGCTAGATGAACTAGTATATGTGAAGATGCATCTGAACAATCTCATCAAACTTTTATTCCAAAAATTCATAATATTGTAAAAGATATAAATTTATTGAAAAATTATTTACAAGAACAAAACTTTCTTGCGTATGAATTAGAATCAAATCAAGCAATTTTTAATCCAAAAAAAAATATGACATCTTCTTTTATAATTGGACCAGAAGGTGGTTTTGATAAATTTGAAATTGAAAAACTCATAGATATAGGCTTTATTTCAGTAAAATTAGATGAAAAAATTTTTAGAACTGAAACTGCGGCAATTTATATGATGTCTATAATTAATTTTGTAAATAATTTATAG
- the infB gene encoding translation initiation factor IF-2 yields MPKNNNNSSTKDNKKNQASKNQLQRQSQKKQSQTLKSKFNEKKDTGIVEGVFIYTEPLTIGDFALKIGKTSAEIVKIFFKRGLMVNQNAMLTEEQMGELALEFGYDFKKEEVVSKENFFNSFKHDDNPEDLKVKPPVVTIMGHVDHGKTTLLDSIRNTHVVDGEFGGITQHIGAYQVNLDGKKITFIDTPGHEAFTEMRARGSEVTDIVILVVAADDGIMPQTEEAIDHAKAANVPIIVFVNKIDKPGSDPDKVKTELMRFNIVAEEFGGDIPFVEGSAKQKMGINSLLETIYLIAEINKLCANPNRYANGTVIEAHLDKNKGPVATVLVQGGTLKIKDIVVAGGTYGTIKDMQNERGAKVKEVIPSEPVQIIGLNDVPRAGDKFIAIPEEKIARQIAQAQAEKLAIEERSKRNTLSLDAIKAKIEEGSLKTLGIIIKADTQGTAEAVRSSLQKINIDGVRLDIIRATVGAISASDVTLATASKSIVYGFNVRPTAQVRQKAEDDGVDIRLHTIIYKMIEELEQAAKGLLDPVFEEQILGELQVRQIFKHSAVGTIAGCHVTNGTIPRGSKVRIIRDGVVIYTGELSSLKHVKDDVKEVKVGMDCGLTIKNFNDIKENDIIEAYKIEEVK; encoded by the coding sequence ATGCCAAAAAACAATAATAATTCATCAACAAAAGATAATAAAAAAAATCAAGCATCAAAAAATCAACTCCAAAGACAATCACAAAAGAAACAATCTCAAACATTGAAATCTAAATTTAATGAAAAAAAAGATACTGGAATTGTTGAGGGTGTCTTTATTTATACAGAACCATTAACAATAGGTGATTTTGCTTTAAAAATTGGTAAAACCTCAGCAGAAATAGTTAAAATTTTCTTTAAACGAGGTTTAATGGTCAATCAAAACGCAATGTTGACAGAAGAACAAATGGGTGAATTGGCTCTAGAATTTGGTTATGACTTTAAAAAAGAAGAAGTTGTTTCTAAAGAAAACTTTTTCAATTCATTTAAACATGATGATAATCCGGAAGATTTAAAAGTTAAACCACCTGTGGTAACTATAATGGGGCATGTTGACCATGGTAAAACAACCTTATTAGATTCAATTAGAAATACACATGTTGTGGATGGTGAATTTGGTGGTATAACACAACATATAGGTGCGTATCAAGTTAATTTGGATGGTAAAAAAATTACTTTCATTGATACTCCAGGACATGAAGCTTTTACAGAAATGAGAGCTCGTGGTTCAGAAGTTACAGATATCGTTATTTTGGTTGTAGCAGCAGATGATGGCATCATGCCACAAACAGAAGAGGCAATTGACCATGCAAAAGCTGCCAATGTTCCAATTATTGTTTTTGTAAATAAAATTGATAAACCAGGTTCAGATCCAGATAAAGTTAAAACAGAATTAATGCGTTTTAATATTGTTGCAGAAGAATTTGGTGGTGATATTCCATTTGTTGAGGGTTCTGCAAAACAAAAAATGGGAATAAACTCTTTATTAGAAACAATATATTTAATTGCAGAAATCAATAAATTATGTGCAAATCCAAATAGATATGCAAATGGTACAGTAATCGAAGCTCATTTAGATAAAAATAAGGGACCGGTTGCTACTGTACTTGTGCAAGGTGGAACTTTAAAAATTAAAGATATTGTTGTTGCTGGTGGAACTTATGGCACAATTAAGGATATGCAAAATGAACGTGGTGCAAAAGTAAAAGAAGTTATCCCTTCAGAACCAGTACAAATTATTGGTTTAAATGATGTCCCACGTGCAGGAGATAAATTTATTGCGATACCAGAAGAAAAAATAGCAAGACAAATTGCCCAAGCGCAAGCCGAAAAACTTGCAATTGAAGAAAGATCAAAAAGAAATACTTTATCTTTAGATGCTATTAAAGCTAAAATTGAAGAAGGTTCTTTGAAAACTTTAGGAATAATTATAAAAGCAGATACTCAAGGTACAGCAGAAGCTGTACGTAGTTCATTGCAAAAAATTAATATTGATGGTGTTCGTTTAGATATTATTAGAGCAACGGTTGGGGCAATTTCGGCATCAGATGTCACTTTGGCTACGGCTTCAAAATCAATTGTTTATGGTTTTAATGTAAGACCAACAGCACAAGTACGTCAAAAAGCCGAAGATGATGGTGTTGACATAAGACTACATACTATTATTTACAAAATGATCGAAGAATTAGAACAAGCAGCAAAAGGATTATTAGACCCAGTTTTTGAAGAACAAATTCTTGGTGAATTACAAGTACGTCAAATTTTTAAACATTCAGCTGTTGGAACTATTGCCGGATGTCATGTGACAAATGGTACTATTCCAAGAGGCAGTAAAGTTAGAATTATTCGTGATGGTGTTGTCATTTATACTGGTGAATTATCATCATTAAAACATGTTAAAGATGATGTAAAAGAAGTTAAAGTTGGTATGGATTGTGGTTTAACAATTAAAAACTTTAATGATATAAAAGAAAATGATATTATAGAAGCATATAAAATTGAAGAGGTAAAATAA
- the rbfA gene encoding 30S ribosome-binding factor RbfA, translated as MSNDIKVERLQSTILRELNLMVRNFLNSEIIPSLTVHEVRLTSDLSKAKVFYSFVGDYLKEEVTAEIANYLKEIRHNLAEKVSMRAVPELEFVFDDSLETANRIDEILNDINKEN; from the coding sequence ATGAGTAATGATATTAAAGTAGAACGATTGCAATCAACTATTTTACGTGAATTAAATTTAATGGTTAGAAATTTTTTGAATTCAGAAATAATCCCAAGTTTAACAGTTCATGAAGTTAGATTAACATCAGATTTATCTAAAGCAAAAGTTTTTTATTCATTTGTTGGTGATTATTTAAAAGAAGAAGTAACAGCAGAAATAGCTAATTATTTAAAAGAAATTAGACATAATTTGGCTGAAAAAGTTAGTATGAGGGCTGTACCAGAATTAGAATTTGTTTTTGATGATTCACTTGAAACTGCAAATAGAATTGATGAAATTTTAAATGATATAAATAAAGAGAATTAA
- a CDS encoding lipoprotein — protein MKKLLSILAILGLTTTATTSVVACGKIQTEDNATDLSKVIFQEYTNLVNDNKNINDQEMIDAIKNVQAEILNQLKESITNNITDIDFTTNAADVIIENSDLSAGVDVTITATATSQYLRGKTSIEVIFGSLLDLSALTNTNVEYQTSGVAITEAEAKHRWFNANLETLKAANKSVTIDWFETSNFNPGDEKHNGNVDISANITQNKEFLNISKTSIKTVIKQSGTIDSSVDIPEDKTLDSGCTALIQLTNGTILAGTGSGSIYKLTDEGKIDKKVEDLLGVDSIYQLSNGIILALTYNNANGSIYKLTDEGKIDTSVGNGTGIIERAPFDGPKIRIIELSNGLILVGTSHGSIYKLTAEGKIDTTIGDGTGKIVDGKFYNFGPLSFTQLTNGTIITGTAGKSIYKLTDEGKIDTSVGDGTGIIENETFDGYVTSVFQLSNGTILAGTSWKKDEYFGSIYKLTDEGKIDHSVGDGTGKLEDEDLELGVSNIIQLTNGTILAGTGGHLFYEGKLNGSIYKLVN, from the coding sequence ATGAAAAAATTATTAAGTATATTAGCTATTTTAGGGCTTACAACAACTGCAACAACATCAGTTGTTGCTTGTGGCAAAATTCAAACAGAAGATAATGCAACTGATTTGAGTAAAGTTATTTTTCAAGAATATACAAACTTAGTAAATGACAATAAAAATATTAATGACCAAGAAATGATAGATGCAATTAAAAATGTGCAAGCAGAAATTTTAAATCAACTAAAAGAATCCATAACAAATAATATTACAGATATTGACTTTACAACAAACGCAGCAGATGTGATTATAGAAAATAGTGATTTATCAGCTGGAGTTGATGTGACAATTACTGCAACAGCTACTTCACAATATTTAAGAGGTAAAACAAGTATTGAAGTAATTTTTGGTTCGTTGTTAGATTTAAGTGCTTTAACAAATACTAATGTTGAATATCAAACATCAGGTGTTGCAATTACAGAAGCAGAAGCAAAACATAGATGATTTAATGCAAATTTGGAAACTTTAAAAGCAGCAAATAAAAGCGTAACTATTGATTGATTTGAAACATCAAATTTTAATCCTGGAGATGAAAAACATAATGGAAATGTAGATATTTCAGCAAATATAACTCAAAATAAAGAATTTTTAAATATATCAAAAACTTCAATTAAAACAGTTATAAAACAGTCAGGTACAATCGATAGTTCTGTTGACATACCAGAAGATAAAACTTTAGATTCCGGTTGCACTGCACTCATTCAACTTACAAATGGAACAATTCTTGCTGGAACAGGTTCGGGCTCAATTTACAAACTAACAGATGAAGGGAAGATTGATAAAAAAGTTGAAGATTTACTCGGTGTTGATTCGATATATCAACTTTCAAATGGTATTATTTTAGCTCTTACATATAATAATGCTAATGGTTCAATCTACAAACTAACAGACGAAGGAAAAATTGACACATCTGTAGGTAATGGAACGGGTATTATTGAAAGGGCACCGTTTGATGGACCAAAGATAAGAATTATAGAACTTTCAAATGGTTTAATATTAGTTGGGACAAGTCATGGTTCAATTTACAAACTAACAGCTGAAGGCAAAATTGATACCACTATTGGTGATGGAACTGGTAAAATAGTCGATGGAAAATTTTATAATTTCGGCCCTTTATCATTTACTCAACTTACAAACGGAACAATTATTACTGGAACAGCTGGTAAATCAATTTACAAGTTAACAGATGAAGGCAAAATTGATACATCAGTTGGTGATGGAACTGGTATTATAGAAAATGAAACTTTTGATGGTTATGTCACTTCTGTTTTTCAACTTTCAAATGGCACAATTTTAGCTGGTACAAGCTGAAAAAAAGATGAATACTTTGGTTCAATTTACAAATTAACAGATGAAGGTAAAATAGATCATTCAGTTGGTGATGGAACTGGTAAACTAGAAGATGAAGATTTAGAATTGGGTGTTTCTAATATTATTCAACTTACAAACGGAACAATTCTTGCTGGAACTGGTGGTCATTTATTTTATGAAGGAAAATTAAATGGTTCAATTTATAAATTGGTAAATTAA
- a CDS encoding fructose-bisphosphatase class II, protein MNKDMILLRTVEVAAIAAYKFIGKKDKNLVDQAAVEAMNLMLENEKDFKLKVINGEGELDHAPMLYVGQILGDVTNNDSPVFDMSVDPVEGTAPAAKNYAGSITTIAISKENTMAKLPEMYMEKLFISQELISLNFFSDSLIDNVINWQKMLNRKDLKCIILDKPRHEEIIRQLYELGVIVRTIQDGDVLAAIDVVNGDADFVYGIGGAPEGILMSSLAIAAGAKMKWSLIPYAKIWPNETETKERTKIEQVELAKTKFSFGNYYEDFDLVADLRTRFFAAGLTAGGSLKPVVYNRGIYYVNAFMASHGVIRNIFSQYNKENISNLKPAIKYLLEKYER, encoded by the coding sequence ATGAACAAAGACATGATTTTACTTCGTACAGTTGAAGTTGCTGCAATTGCAGCTTATAAATTTATTGGTAAAAAAGACAAAAACTTAGTTGACCAAGCAGCTGTTGAAGCGATGAATTTAATGTTGGAAAATGAAAAAGATTTTAAACTTAAAGTTATTAACGGTGAAGGCGAATTAGATCATGCGCCAATGTTATATGTTGGGCAAATTTTGGGTGATGTAACAAATAATGATTCTCCAGTTTTTGATATGTCAGTAGATCCAGTGGAGGGTACAGCGCCAGCCGCAAAAAATTATGCAGGATCAATTACAACTATTGCAATTTCAAAAGAAAATACTATGGCTAAACTTCCAGAAATGTATATGGAAAAATTATTTATCTCTCAAGAATTAATTAGTTTAAATTTTTTTAGTGATTCATTAATTGATAATGTTATCAACTGACAAAAAATGTTAAATCGTAAAGATTTAAAATGTATTATTTTAGATAAGCCCAGACATGAAGAAATTATTAGACAATTATATGAACTTGGAGTAATTGTAAGAACTATTCAAGATGGTGATGTTTTAGCAGCAATTGATGTTGTTAATGGTGACGCAGATTTTGTGTATGGTATCGGTGGTGCTCCAGAAGGAATTTTAATGTCTTCTTTAGCCATTGCAGCAGGTGCAAAAATGAAATGATCATTAATACCATATGCAAAAATTTGACCAAATGAAACAGAAACAAAAGAGAGAACAAAAATTGAACAAGTAGAACTTGCAAAAACAAAATTTAGTTTCGGCAATTACTATGAAGACTTTGATTTGGTAGCTGATTTGAGAACAAGATTTTTTGCAGCTGGATTAACTGCGGGTGGTTCTTTAAAACCAGTTGTATATAATCGTGGAATTTATTATGTTAATGCATTTATGGCTTCTCATGGTGTTATTCGTAATATTTTTTCTCAATATAATAAAGAAAATATTTCAAATTTAAAACCAGCCATAAAATATTTACTAGAAAAATATGAAAGGTAA
- the nusA gene encoding transcription termination factor NusA: MVNGAELLSAIYTIVEEKKIDKEIILEGIREGFQKAYERYFDPEALVDVEIDEKLGTIKVFKNLTVVQKIQDEYLEIGLNEAKKTYGENVTIGDTLKQEVDFDEQYSRLAVIQVGNIIKQKIREAEKAKIFDEFQNKVGEILVGTVVDITDTAYLLETDGAIASLWFKRVIDSERFNIGEKIEYYVIELSKDNKFAQISASRTDPQFLVRQFERQVPEVQNGEVIIKKVSRDPGKRAKVAVLSLDPYLDPVGAMIGSQGNRVKAVSEKVHGEKIDLVRWDENMGTFLQNAMSPVFVCSFEFNEEYTVANVVVPDSQFSLAIGKFGSAAKLVANLLDIKLNVTSLSNAIANNQEVHWNGNISKENATDQDYLDSMRNKKTTVMPNININFDEPLVSRKYQSKPVKKPMYKEQFDDAVDTADFEGTLDLEDIEANRAAFDAFAAADDETIDAADYDDYDDLYDN, from the coding sequence GTGGTAAATGGTGCAGAATTATTAAGTGCAATTTATACAATTGTAGAAGAAAAAAAAATTGACAAGGAAATTATTTTAGAAGGAATTAGAGAAGGTTTCCAAAAAGCATATGAACGTTATTTTGATCCAGAAGCTTTAGTTGATGTTGAAATTGATGAAAAATTAGGAACAATCAAAGTTTTTAAAAATTTAACTGTTGTTCAAAAAATTCAAGATGAATATTTAGAAATTGGTTTGAATGAGGCTAAAAAAACTTATGGTGAAAATGTTACTATTGGTGATACTTTAAAACAAGAAGTAGATTTTGATGAACAATACTCTCGCTTGGCTGTAATTCAAGTTGGTAACATAATTAAACAAAAAATTAGAGAAGCTGAAAAAGCCAAAATCTTTGATGAATTTCAAAATAAAGTTGGTGAAATACTTGTTGGAACTGTTGTTGATATTACAGATACTGCTTATTTATTAGAAACAGATGGTGCAATTGCATCGTTATGATTTAAAAGAGTAATTGATAGTGAAAGATTTAATATTGGTGAAAAAATAGAATATTATGTTATTGAATTATCAAAAGATAATAAATTTGCTCAAATTTCAGCATCAAGAACAGATCCACAATTTTTAGTAAGGCAATTTGAAAGACAAGTACCAGAAGTTCAAAATGGTGAAGTTATTATTAAAAAAGTCTCAAGAGATCCAGGTAAACGTGCAAAAGTGGCTGTTTTATCATTAGATCCATATTTGGACCCTGTTGGGGCGATGATTGGTTCACAAGGAAATCGAGTTAAAGCAGTTTCTGAAAAAGTTCATGGTGAAAAAATTGACTTAGTTAGATGAGATGAAAATATGGGCACATTCTTACAAAATGCAATGTCACCTGTATTTGTTTGTTCTTTTGAATTTAATGAAGAATATACTGTTGCAAATGTTGTTGTCCCAGATTCACAATTTTCGTTAGCAATTGGTAAATTTGGTTCGGCAGCTAAATTAGTTGCTAATTTATTAGATATTAAATTAAATGTTACTTCATTATCAAATGCAATTGCAAATAATCAAGAAGTTCACTGAAATGGAAATATTTCAAAAGAAAATGCAACTGATCAAGATTATTTAGATTCAATGAGAAATAAAAAAACTACTGTAATGCCAAATATTAATATTAATTTTGATGAACCATTGGTATCAAGAAAATATCAAAGCAAACCTGTTAAAAAACCAATGTATAAAGAACAATTTGATGATGCTGTAGATACAGCTGATTTTGAAGGAACTCTTGATTTAGAAGATATTGAAGCAAATAGAGCAGCATTTGATGCTTTTGCAGCAGCAGATGATGAAACAATTGATGCTGCAGATTATGATGACTATGATGACTTGTATGATAATTAA
- the rnpM gene encoding RNase P modulator RnpM: MNKIQKTVTLRKDIASGEMTHKKELIRIVKQNDGTIFIDQTKKANGRGAYLKANLDALAKIKKTNALEKALKTKILDEVYQAIELEIKENWD; encoded by the coding sequence ATGAATAAAATTCAGAAAACCGTCACTTTGAGAAAAGATATTGCTTCTGGAGAAATGACTCACAAAAAAGAATTGATTAGAATTGTCAAACAAAACGACGGCACTATTTTTATAGATCAAACAAAAAAAGCAAATGGTCGTGGTGCATATTTAAAAGCCAATTTAGATGCTTTAGCTAAAATTAAAAAGACTAATGCCCTAGAAAAAGCTTTAAAAACAAAAATCTTAGATGAGGTTTATCAAGCAATTGAATTAGAAATTAAGGAAAATTGAGATTAA
- a CDS encoding 50S ribosomal protein L7ae-like protein: MNDKHKQFLLALGLANRGGKLIVGNRLIEEIKKNKVKLVIVCNDIGQAQWKKIFDKTSTYHVKVIKDVLTGNQLQTALGINYIKAIGILDTNMVKLIEDAYAKIIV, from the coding sequence ATGAATGATAAACATAAGCAATTTTTATTAGCGCTTGGACTTGCAAATCGTGGCGGTAAATTAATTGTAGGCAATAGATTAATTGAAGAGATAAAAAAAAATAAAGTCAAATTAGTGATTGTTTGTAATGATATTGGGCAAGCACAATGAAAAAAAATATTTGATAAAACAAGCACATATCATGTTAAAGTAATAAAAGATGTGTTAACTGGCAATCAATTGCAAACTGCTTTGGGTATTAATTACATTAAGGCAATAGGTATCTTAGATACTAATATGGTTAAGTTAATTGAAGATGCATATGCAAAAATAATTGTGTAA
- a CDS encoding ribosome assembly cofactor RimP, with the protein MSLQKYENEIIKIITPIINDFDLKLYELNFNYEFEQEVIQILLITNDVKISIDFDTIATISENISTAMESSSIAEHYLLEVSSAGIERQIKLKEELISAVNNYLFLKLGKEKEHLVEFYGVLNKYDESTDEFIFKINLKGRIKTLALNWELIKFVRYAVKF; encoded by the coding sequence ATGTCACTTCAAAAATATGAAAATGAAATTATTAAAATAATCACTCCTATAATAAATGATTTTGATTTGAAATTATACGAGCTAAATTTTAATTATGAATTTGAACAAGAGGTAATTCAAATTTTATTAATAACAAATGATGTCAAAATTTCAATTGATTTTGATACCATAGCAACCATTTCAGAAAATATTTCAACTGCTATGGAATCATCATCAATAGCAGAACATTATTTACTTGAGGTATCATCTGCAGGTATTGAAAGACAAATTAAATTAAAAGAGGAGCTAATTTCCGCAGTTAATAATTACTTATTTTTAAAATTAGGCAAAGAAAAAGAACATCTCGTAGAATTTTATGGTGTATTGAATAAATATGATGAATCAACAGATGAATTTATTTTTAAAATAAATTTGAAGGGTAGGATTAAAACTTTAGCATTGAACTGAGAATTAATTAAGTTTGTGAGATATGCAGTTAAATTTTAA